One window of the Granulicella arctica genome contains the following:
- the cpaB gene encoding Flp pilus assembly protein CpaB: MLSRRFTTAMLTAFILSGIFTYLLSRRIEHQAGLQRTQAINYVATSRPVQPGEVIKVSDLRYVPWPASSPLRGGFLHIDEIIGRSAIYPIDPGQPLLDRQITPAGIGPGLASKIPDGMRAIALKSDEVVGVAGFLEPGSHLDVLVTFRAEKSLELTTTIVLQNAEVVAAGHQAEPDPDGKSSAATVVTLLLSPQESERAVLASAQGNIHFILRNNTDKGRTDSLSLVTSQLMGSSNLTLATGRNQANTLSANFIKRSGIHIGETSQQIFRIETVLGDQIPSDKSSERMAQ; this comes from the coding sequence ATGCTCTCCCGCCGATTCACAACAGCAATGCTCACCGCCTTCATCTTGTCTGGTATCTTCACCTATCTTTTAAGCCGTCGTATCGAGCATCAAGCAGGCCTTCAGCGGACGCAGGCAATCAATTATGTCGCCACATCGCGACCTGTGCAACCAGGAGAAGTAATTAAGGTTTCGGATTTGCGATATGTACCTTGGCCAGCAAGCAGTCCTCTCAGGGGCGGGTTTCTGCACATAGATGAGATCATTGGTCGTTCGGCGATCTACCCTATTGACCCTGGTCAGCCCCTGCTAGATCGGCAGATTACCCCCGCCGGAATAGGACCAGGGCTTGCTAGCAAGATCCCAGACGGAATGCGTGCGATCGCTCTAAAATCTGATGAAGTTGTGGGTGTCGCAGGCTTTCTCGAGCCGGGGTCTCACCTTGATGTACTGGTGACATTTCGAGCGGAAAAATCATTGGAACTCACGACAACGATAGTTCTGCAGAATGCAGAGGTAGTCGCGGCCGGCCATCAGGCGGAACCTGATCCGGATGGCAAATCCTCTGCAGCTACCGTGGTAACACTGCTTCTCTCGCCTCAGGAATCGGAACGAGCTGTTCTGGCAAGTGCCCAGGGGAACATCCACTTTATTCTGAGAAATAACACGGATAAGGGCAGAACGGACAGCCTGTCGCTCGTTACATCGCAGCTAATGGGCTCATCCAACCTAACCCTAGCAACCGGTCGAAATCAGGCGAATACTCTATCAGCAAACTTCATAAAGCGTAGTGGCATCCACATCGGAGAGACCAGCCAACAGATCTTCCGAATAGAAACTGTTCTAGGCGACCAGATTCCTTCAGACAAATCATCCGAGAGGATGGCACAGTGA
- a CDS encoding class II aldolase/adducin family protein, giving the protein MRRDLVRFSKWLYRLGFMPGTSGNLSARLDQHRLLVTPTGVSKYLLKAADLVIVDLEGRQLAGTRKVTSEVSMHLAVYRLRDDVDAVIHAHPPLATAFACAGRALDEMLCQEAVMTLGVVPLAKYATTGTDEVAASLVPLVAGHEAILLANHGAVSYGNTLLDAFLKMETVEHLAHIHLVAHQLGTAQTLNADQVEQLQKAKARYVHNATRPESRIALESYTRAIRL; this is encoded by the coding sequence TTGAGACGGGACCTTGTCCGGTTCAGCAAGTGGCTGTATCGCCTTGGGTTCATGCCTGGCACATCGGGCAATCTTTCAGCGAGGCTGGATCAGCACCGCCTGCTCGTTACCCCAACCGGGGTGAGCAAATATCTACTGAAGGCCGCAGATTTGGTCATTGTCGACCTCGAAGGACGCCAGCTAGCCGGCACACGGAAGGTGACAAGCGAGGTCAGTATGCATCTCGCTGTCTATCGCCTGCGCGACGATGTAGATGCGGTGATCCACGCGCATCCCCCGCTTGCGACAGCGTTTGCCTGCGCCGGACGAGCGCTCGACGAAATGCTCTGCCAGGAAGCCGTCATGACGCTTGGGGTCGTTCCCTTGGCAAAATACGCGACTACTGGAACAGATGAGGTCGCGGCAAGCCTCGTCCCTCTTGTCGCAGGACATGAGGCCATCCTGCTTGCCAATCACGGAGCCGTCAGCTACGGCAATACTCTGCTCGACGCTTTCCTCAAAATGGAGACAGTGGAACATTTGGCGCACATCCATCTCGTTGCCCATCAACTGGGAACGGCCCAGACCCTCAATGCGGATCAGGTCGAGCAGCTCCAGAAGGCTAAGGCACGCTACGTTCACAATGCGACGCGACCGGAATCTCGCATCGCTCTCGAATCCTATACCCGAGCCATTAGGCTCTAG
- the preA gene encoding NAD-dependent dihydropyrimidine dehydrogenase subunit PreA: MPIKPTLETTFCGIPCLNPFWLASAPPTNCGEQIMRAFDAGWGGAVWKTIGEPITNVSSRYSSIDFEGRRMMGFNNIELISDRPIEVNLREIAEVKRRYPKHVVIASLMVESKRETWHDIVQRAEDAGADGLELNFGCPHGMSERGMGSAVGQVPEYCEQITGWVKEKARTPVIVKLTPNIADIRMAARAAKRGGADGLSAINTINSITSIDLDTFQPNPNVDGKSSHGGYCGPAVKPIALNMVQQIQSDPASMLPLSGIGGIGSWRDVAEFILLGCGNVQICTAAMHYGYRIVEDIQDGLLAWMLDKGFTTIDDFRGLSLPNVREWKQLNLNYKVVARIHEDLCIGCQLCYTACWDGAHQCIHLDRASAVPDTTRTPAMIDAEASRKITMTPIPKLDTSSLGQSSAVTPLERIPRVDEDHCVGCNLCSLVCPVTDCITMDRIENGLAPQTWEERLAGGLVPDEVLSING, encoded by the coding sequence ATGCCAATTAAGCCGACACTCGAAACGACCTTCTGTGGCATTCCTTGCTTGAACCCCTTCTGGCTCGCATCTGCACCGCCAACGAACTGTGGCGAGCAGATTATGCGCGCCTTCGATGCAGGTTGGGGAGGAGCTGTATGGAAGACGATTGGCGAACCGATCACCAACGTCAGTTCCCGCTACTCCTCGATTGATTTTGAAGGGCGACGCATGATGGGCTTCAACAATATAGAGCTTATCTCCGATCGTCCGATCGAGGTGAACTTACGGGAGATCGCTGAGGTCAAACGTCGCTATCCGAAGCACGTCGTTATTGCCTCGCTCATGGTCGAGAGCAAGCGCGAGACATGGCACGATATCGTACAGCGAGCCGAGGATGCAGGAGCAGATGGCCTTGAGCTCAACTTTGGCTGCCCACATGGGATGAGCGAACGAGGAATGGGCTCAGCCGTTGGACAAGTACCCGAATACTGTGAACAGATCACGGGCTGGGTAAAAGAGAAGGCGCGCACCCCCGTCATCGTCAAGCTCACGCCAAACATCGCCGACATTCGTATGGCAGCTCGCGCTGCCAAGCGTGGTGGCGCGGATGGTCTCTCCGCGATCAACACCATCAATTCGATTACGAGCATTGATCTTGATACCTTTCAGCCAAACCCCAATGTCGACGGAAAGAGCTCTCACGGTGGCTACTGCGGGCCTGCGGTCAAGCCCATTGCGCTCAATATGGTGCAGCAGATTCAATCAGATCCTGCATCCATGCTTCCGCTCTCCGGAATTGGCGGTATTGGGTCCTGGCGCGATGTCGCCGAGTTTATCCTGCTCGGCTGCGGCAATGTGCAAATCTGCACTGCGGCGATGCATTACGGCTATCGAATCGTGGAAGACATCCAGGATGGCTTGCTCGCATGGATGCTTGATAAAGGGTTTACGACAATCGACGATTTCCGAGGCCTTTCACTTCCGAATGTTCGCGAGTGGAAACAACTAAACCTGAACTATAAGGTTGTGGCACGCATTCACGAGGATCTTTGCATTGGCTGTCAGCTTTGCTATACAGCCTGTTGGGATGGAGCGCATCAGTGCATTCACCTCGACCGCGCTTCGGCCGTACCAGACACCACGCGAACACCCGCCATGATCGACGCTGAAGCTTCTCGTAAAATCACCATGACACCTATTCCGAAGCTTGATACCAGCAGTCTTGGCCAAAGCAGCGCGGTGACTCCGCTGGAACGAATTCCACGCGTCGACGAAGATCATTGCGTCGGCTGCAATCTGTGCTCACTCGTCTGCCCCGTGACGGACTGCATTACCATGGATCGGATTGAGAACGGCCTTGCTCCTCAGACATGGGAGGAGCGACTTGCGGGCGGGCTCGTTCCTGACGAAGTTCTAAGTATCAACGGATGA
- a CDS encoding Flp family type IVb pilin — protein MKTLRNHVIAFTKDESGQNLIEYALVAGIIGLGAVVAMTTLKSNISNAFSSVSSTLSNSV, from the coding sequence ATGAAAACACTGCGAAACCACGTAATAGCTTTTACAAAAGATGAGTCTGGTCAGAACCTTATTGAGTACGCCCTTGTTGCGGGCATCATCGGTCTTGGAGCTGTCGTCGCAATGACCACCCTCAAGTCAAACATCTCAAATGCTTTCAGTTCGGTTAGCAGCACACTCTCTAACTCCGTATAG
- a CDS encoding NAD(P)-dependent oxidoreductase: protein MSDLFQQDSSTHPEIAARFGELHPPLDSQAAIPEANRCLFCFDAPCTMACPTHIDVPRFIKKIVTGNLPGSARTILDANILGASCARACPVEVLCEGACVLHRYNKQPIQIGRLQRFAMDNFYTSGAALPFEAGPDTGRSVALIGAGPASLACATELRRRGVRARLYDARALPGGLNTYGIAEYKLPLQESLREIDLLTQLGVDFQFGTTIDAASLKQLEQEHDAIFLGMGLGEIHRLGITGERLSGVTNALDLIAGYKSGTLTTVPARVAVIGAGNTAIDAAIAAVRLGASEVRIIYRQGPEQMSAFAFEYEHAKQEGVKFLWHVQPVAIHGTEATEGLELLRLEPATDGSIVPLNGSNFSLPVNLIVLAIGQATHTHFLATEVQLERGRILIDRATGQTSHPKFFAGGDCTNGGREVVDAVADGKRAGIGIAAWLEAQHAN, encoded by the coding sequence ATGAGCGATCTTTTCCAGCAGGATAGTTCGACACATCCGGAGATTGCGGCACGCTTTGGTGAGCTGCATCCGCCGCTCGATAGTCAAGCCGCAATCCCCGAAGCGAACCGCTGCCTCTTTTGTTTTGACGCGCCCTGCACAATGGCTTGTCCAACGCACATCGACGTTCCGAGATTCATCAAGAAGATTGTCACCGGAAACCTCCCCGGCTCAGCGCGAACGATTCTGGACGCTAACATTCTGGGCGCAAGCTGCGCTCGAGCCTGTCCGGTAGAAGTGTTATGTGAAGGTGCCTGCGTGCTGCACCGCTACAACAAGCAGCCGATACAAATTGGACGACTGCAACGCTTCGCGATGGACAACTTTTACACCAGCGGAGCAGCGCTACCGTTTGAAGCCGGTCCAGATACAGGCCGATCTGTCGCGCTGATCGGAGCAGGTCCAGCCTCGCTCGCCTGCGCAACAGAACTGCGACGTCGCGGAGTGCGTGCTCGTCTGTACGACGCTCGCGCGCTGCCAGGGGGACTAAACACCTATGGGATTGCCGAATACAAACTTCCATTGCAGGAAAGTCTTCGCGAGATCGACCTTCTCACGCAGCTAGGCGTCGATTTTCAGTTCGGCACAACGATCGATGCGGCGAGCCTCAAACAGCTCGAACAAGAGCACGATGCCATCTTTCTAGGAATGGGTCTAGGCGAAATTCATCGTCTCGGTATCACTGGGGAGCGACTCTCCGGGGTGACCAACGCGCTCGATTTGATCGCCGGTTACAAATCTGGAACCCTCACAACCGTTCCGGCCCGAGTCGCTGTGATCGGCGCGGGAAACACTGCCATCGACGCCGCAATCGCTGCCGTCCGTCTCGGAGCGAGCGAAGTTCGCATCATCTATCGGCAGGGTCCCGAGCAGATGTCAGCCTTCGCCTTCGAGTACGAGCACGCGAAGCAGGAGGGGGTGAAGTTTCTATGGCATGTTCAGCCTGTTGCCATCCACGGCACAGAAGCGACAGAAGGGCTTGAACTGCTTAGGCTTGAACCAGCAACCGATGGTTCAATCGTGCCACTGAATGGCTCGAATTTCTCCTTGCCAGTCAACCTGATCGTTCTGGCGATCGGTCAAGCGACGCACACCCACTTTCTCGCGACTGAGGTGCAGCTTGAGCGCGGACGCATCCTGATCGACCGAGCGACTGGACAGACGTCGCACCCGAAGTTCTTTGCAGGTGGCGACTGCACCAACGGAGGTCGCGAGGTCGTCGATGCAGTCGCTGACGGCAAACGCGCTGGCATCGGCATAGCTGCATGGCTGGAGGCTCAGCATGCCAATTAA
- a CDS encoding type II and III secretion system protein family protein, protein MAISYSKDTINALRVIPIHGRQVQLKLRIIEVDRSKAEQFGINFFTGGRTASSTSTQQFPTSVNTSSSSGSGASVSISNPLNFFLYNYKLNLGMTLEDLENRQILQVLAEPTLTTLSGTPARFLSGGEFPVPVVQGGTGNSTAISIMYRPYGVRVDFTPTVNVDGTIRLKIAPEVSTLDYTNSVTISGSTIPALSTRRAETEVEIKSGESFVLSGLLDHRTTDSLASVPGIANIPILGELFRSKDINHSIVELVVLVTATLVDPLTTISSTSEPKMALPNMDSSIFDVRIQTSSKNKNFPNAIPAVIQSDKK, encoded by the coding sequence ATGGCAATTTCATATTCCAAAGACACTATCAATGCTCTTCGTGTCATTCCGATACATGGCAGGCAGGTTCAACTGAAGTTACGGATCATTGAAGTCGATCGCTCGAAAGCAGAACAATTTGGAATTAATTTCTTTACGGGAGGACGCACTGCCTCTAGCACATCCACTCAGCAGTTTCCTACCTCGGTAAATACAAGCAGCTCTAGCGGGAGTGGCGCCTCAGTGTCAATCAGCAACCCCCTGAATTTTTTTCTCTATAACTACAAACTAAATCTCGGGATGACACTCGAAGATCTTGAAAATCGTCAGATTTTACAGGTACTTGCCGAGCCAACACTCACCACCTTGAGCGGTACACCAGCTCGATTCTTATCGGGTGGTGAATTTCCAGTACCAGTTGTGCAAGGAGGAACAGGCAACTCTACGGCAATTAGTATCATGTATCGTCCTTATGGCGTAAGGGTAGACTTTACGCCCACGGTCAACGTTGATGGAACAATTAGGCTGAAAATTGCTCCGGAAGTTAGCACTCTTGATTACACTAATTCAGTCACAATCTCTGGTTCTACCATTCCGGCCCTCTCGACGAGGCGAGCAGAAACAGAGGTCGAGATTAAGAGTGGGGAGAGCTTTGTTTTATCTGGACTATTAGACCATCGCACAACAGACAGTCTCGCGAGTGTCCCTGGTATAGCAAATATACCGATCTTAGGAGAGCTGTTTAGATCCAAAGACATCAATCATTCGATAGTCGAGCTCGTTGTATTGGTAACAGCAACTCTTGTTGATCCATTGACTACTATTTCAAGCACATCAGAACCAAAGATGGCTTTGCCGAACATGGACAGCAGCATCTTTGACGTACGAATACAAACATCATCCAAGAACAAAAATTTCCCTAATGCCATCCCAGCTGTAATTCAATCGGATAAAAAATGA
- a CDS encoding radical SAM protein, which yields MQTSEVLHAWASILAGRAPSLSIEITKECPLRCPGCYAFDAAHLGGTMQLRQLSDFKGDELVTKILEVVDGHKPLHVSIVGGDPLVRYRELELLLPQMESRGIHTQVVTSAFRIIPAEWQRFKKLNVVVSIDGLQPEHDERRKPATYERILKNITGAKVTIHCTITSQIVERPGYLDEFLAFWSSQPEITKVWFSIFTPQLGATDPEILTSSQRASVITQLRQLRVKYPVLDMPEAVINEIATPPNSPDECIFARTTETISADLKTQITPCQFGGKPDCQQCGCIASMGLAAVGHHKVIGPLTAGHLFMASDRVGKRWRKLQKAFAPKPIVHPEPVSFKIL from the coding sequence ATGCAAACATCTGAAGTACTTCACGCTTGGGCCAGCATTCTGGCCGGTCGCGCACCCTCACTTTCCATTGAGATCACGAAGGAGTGTCCTCTCCGTTGTCCTGGCTGCTATGCCTTTGACGCCGCTCATCTCGGCGGCACGATGCAGCTTCGTCAACTCTCAGATTTCAAAGGAGATGAGCTCGTCACGAAAATTCTTGAGGTTGTCGACGGGCATAAGCCTCTGCACGTTTCGATCGTCGGTGGCGACCCACTGGTTCGCTATCGCGAGTTGGAGCTCCTTTTGCCGCAAATGGAAAGCCGTGGCATTCACACTCAGGTGGTTACCAGCGCCTTTCGGATCATCCCAGCCGAGTGGCAACGGTTCAAAAAACTCAACGTCGTCGTCTCGATTGATGGTCTTCAGCCCGAGCATGACGAGCGTCGCAAGCCGGCAACCTACGAGCGCATCCTGAAAAACATTACCGGTGCCAAGGTGACCATTCATTGCACGATCACCTCACAGATCGTGGAGCGTCCCGGCTACCTTGATGAGTTTCTCGCGTTTTGGAGCAGCCAGCCGGAGATCACCAAGGTTTGGTTCAGCATCTTCACCCCCCAGCTTGGCGCAACGGATCCGGAGATTCTCACATCCTCGCAACGAGCTTCTGTGATCACACAACTGCGGCAACTACGGGTCAAGTATCCCGTTTTGGACATGCCCGAAGCAGTCATTAACGAAATTGCCACTCCCCCAAATAGCCCTGACGAATGTATATTTGCCCGTACGACGGAAACTATTTCTGCCGATCTAAAAACGCAAATCACGCCCTGCCAGTTCGGAGGAAAGCCTGACTGCCAGCAGTGTGGTTGCATCGCTTCCATGGGATTAGCAGCGGTTGGTCACCACAAGGTTATTGGACCCCTTACCGCTGGACACCTCTTTATGGCTTCGGATCGCGTCGGAAAACGTTGGCGTAAGTTACAGAAAGCTTTCGCGCCAAAGCCCATCGTTCACCCGGAACCAGTATCCTTCAAGATATTGTGA
- a CDS encoding Zn-dependent hydrolase, which yields MPLNPERVISDLRELQALTADAHGAQRLAWTPVWLKARDWFSAKVKDLPVESHLDAAGNSWITLRGKSKRSLLLGSHLDSVPNGGWLDGCLGVLAGLEILRSIAEEGDGTPPITLRLVDWADEEGARFGRSLFGSSAFAGTATIEADRNRTDRNGIRLEDALAICGVDIAKVHGATKEQADIAAYLELHIEQGPILEGRKLPLGTVLGTKGVERHTITFRGQEAHSGSTPMNVRRDALAAAAKLALEIRPIARKHSEAVATMGSVKTFPGIVTAVVGRCEVTLDMRDLDAGVLASMLAEAKEASERFAAEEGCTVAWSKIWSIEPISFDPQLVTFCEEAIQETTTISHSLPSGPLHDAAEVARTGIPTTMMFVQSLAGLSHNAAEDTEIEHLELAVEAFNKLARKTIKWLKENDVRT from the coding sequence ATGCCGTTGAATCCTGAAAGGGTGATCTCCGATCTGCGTGAGCTACAGGCACTCACAGCCGATGCCCATGGGGCGCAGAGGCTTGCCTGGACGCCTGTGTGGCTCAAGGCTCGAGATTGGTTCTCTGCCAAGGTGAAAGATCTGCCAGTTGAGAGCCACCTTGACGCAGCCGGTAATTCCTGGATAACCCTTCGCGGCAAGTCGAAGCGCAGTCTTCTCTTGGGTAGCCATTTGGACTCGGTTCCCAATGGAGGGTGGCTGGACGGCTGCCTCGGGGTGCTCGCGGGTTTGGAAATTTTGCGATCCATCGCTGAAGAAGGTGATGGAACCCCTCCGATCACCCTCCGCCTAGTCGATTGGGCCGATGAAGAGGGAGCCCGATTCGGCAGAAGCCTTTTCGGTTCTTCTGCCTTCGCCGGTACAGCCACTATCGAGGCGGATCGCAATCGCACCGACCGCAACGGCATTCGGCTGGAAGATGCCCTTGCTATCTGTGGAGTCGACATCGCCAAGGTTCATGGGGCCACAAAGGAACAAGCTGACATCGCCGCTTATTTGGAGTTACACATCGAGCAGGGCCCGATCCTGGAAGGTCGAAAGTTACCTCTCGGGACAGTGTTGGGAACCAAAGGAGTCGAGCGTCATACCATCACCTTCCGTGGACAGGAAGCGCACTCCGGCTCAACTCCAATGAATGTGCGGCGCGATGCTTTGGCAGCCGCTGCGAAGCTGGCGCTGGAAATACGTCCGATCGCGCGCAAACATTCAGAGGCAGTCGCCACGATGGGGAGCGTAAAAACCTTTCCCGGAATCGTTACCGCAGTCGTAGGACGTTGCGAGGTAACGCTCGATATGCGGGACCTCGATGCTGGAGTGCTGGCCTCCATGCTCGCTGAGGCTAAGGAAGCAAGCGAGCGCTTCGCTGCAGAGGAAGGCTGTACCGTCGCATGGTCAAAGATTTGGAGTATCGAGCCGATCTCGTTCGATCCGCAACTCGTAACATTCTGCGAAGAAGCGATACAGGAGACAACGACCATTTCGCATAGCCTCCCTTCTGGTCCACTTCATGACGCTGCTGAGGTTGCGCGAACCGGCATTCCGACGACGATGATGTTTGTTCAATCACTTGCTGGTCTGAGCCACAATGCAGCGGAAGATACAGAGATTGAACATCTCGAATTGGCTGTGGAAGCTTTTAACAAGCTTGCGAGAAAAACGATCAAGTGGCTTAAAGAGAACGACGTACGCACCTGA
- a CDS encoding AAA family ATPase: MRIANRSVEGPIANDPKLVAIFCVCTSQDFISAVASVSVLTPGFIFAGAFQDYVTADKRPQFPQSMKGASSCIALVDFDRDPELASETVKKLGQIFYKRICMIAVGSELTSTVLLRAVRAGCMEYLTKPLVIADFTASLVRFKSSMMSNIQVQSSTGRVLAFFGAKGGVGTTTLAVHLASHLVQQHHRKTLIIDHKHQLGHVALYLGLKDTQYHFDELLRNVDRLDVDLLNGYAIQHSSGLVVIASPDISTKYYECKQDEIERVMEFLRSEYDFILIDSSVEYEDTKMSIIEQADDVYLISTPDVASLRDLARLVEHISLSPSADGKLSIVINRSTANDSITADQIKKVIRFPVSNTVPNNYIELLRSINQGCPVSPARQSEFNLAIKKWVSEITGERGIDTSEVTPKPKPKKRLSLWNWKLVGDDHA; encoded by the coding sequence ATGAGAATTGCAAACAGATCTGTCGAAGGCCCTATCGCAAACGATCCGAAATTGGTAGCAATCTTTTGCGTGTGTACTAGCCAAGATTTTATTAGTGCCGTAGCGAGTGTGTCGGTATTAACACCTGGCTTTATCTTTGCAGGTGCTTTTCAGGATTATGTTACGGCAGATAAGCGCCCTCAGTTTCCGCAGTCTATGAAGGGTGCAAGTTCTTGCATTGCACTGGTTGATTTTGACAGAGACCCCGAATTGGCAAGTGAAACAGTAAAAAAGCTTGGACAGATCTTTTACAAACGAATTTGCATGATCGCCGTAGGATCGGAGTTGACCTCTACAGTCCTGCTGCGCGCCGTTCGTGCAGGATGTATGGAGTACCTTACCAAGCCTCTCGTGATCGCCGACTTTACCGCCTCACTTGTACGGTTTAAAAGCTCTATGATGTCAAATATTCAAGTCCAGAGCAGCACCGGACGTGTTCTCGCTTTCTTTGGAGCAAAGGGCGGTGTAGGCACGACCACACTCGCCGTACATCTTGCTAGCCACCTTGTACAGCAACATCATAGGAAAACTCTGATAATAGATCACAAGCACCAATTGGGGCATGTAGCACTGTATCTTGGTCTGAAAGACACTCAGTATCACTTCGATGAATTGCTTCGAAATGTTGACCGCTTGGATGTTGACCTGCTAAACGGGTATGCAATTCAGCACAGCAGCGGCCTTGTCGTTATAGCGTCCCCTGATATTTCAACAAAGTACTATGAATGTAAGCAAGATGAAATCGAACGAGTAATGGAGTTCCTGCGGAGCGAGTACGACTTTATTCTCATCGATTCTTCGGTTGAGTATGAAGATACAAAAATGTCAATCATTGAGCAAGCAGATGATGTCTATCTGATCTCCACCCCTGACGTGGCTTCCCTGAGAGATCTTGCGCGACTGGTGGAGCATATAAGCCTTAGCCCATCGGCGGATGGGAAATTAAGCATAGTTATAAACAGGTCAACAGCAAATGATTCCATAACTGCAGATCAGATCAAGAAGGTGATTCGGTTTCCGGTGTCGAACACTGTTCCAAATAACTACATTGAGCTTCTCCGTTCCATTAACCAGGGATGCCCCGTCTCGCCAGCGCGGCAATCTGAATTCAATCTGGCAATAAAGAAATGGGTGTCAGAAATAACGGGGGAAAGAGGTATTGATACTAGTGAAGTGACTCCAAAGCCAAAACCGAAGAAAAGACTGTCATTGTGGAACTGGAAGCTTGTTGGAGACGATCATGCCTGA
- a CDS encoding EAL and HDOD domain-containing protein: MISDCALYGFDDLTRGATAFVNCTHESLVGGLVTLLPNSTVLEILETVVIDDEVVEACARYKELGYKIALDDFRMNPATERLVSLADYIKVDFRLSDSTERQTILSFLKGSQATLLAEKIETEGEFQTALDEGFELFQGYFFCRPLVFSKKRSSTSGAGYLSLLSAIAQEHFDLIQITSLLKSEVALCYQLLRLVNSAAFGLNHEVHSLHDALVLVGEEQFRKLMINAIATETCKSRPKELLVHVLQRARFLELMSPLTGELPAEQYLFGLLSLMDVMLDTPMIDLVSALPLPQELKAALSGNPNRVNYALGILEAYEAGAWDACETKSLAIRTTESEITQLYRESLWWAENAANNHAEL; the protein is encoded by the coding sequence ATGATCTCGGACTGTGCCCTATATGGTTTCGATGATCTCACCCGAGGCGCAACGGCCTTTGTCAACTGTACCCATGAATCCTTGGTTGGCGGTCTCGTAACACTGCTTCCGAACTCAACCGTGCTTGAGATACTGGAGACGGTAGTCATTGACGATGAAGTTGTTGAAGCATGTGCACGATATAAGGAGCTCGGCTACAAGATCGCTCTTGACGACTTTCGGATGAACCCAGCTACGGAACGCCTTGTATCTCTAGCCGACTACATTAAGGTGGATTTTCGCCTGTCCGACAGCACTGAACGACAGACAATACTCTCCTTTCTAAAAGGCAGCCAAGCCACTCTGCTTGCAGAAAAGATCGAGACGGAAGGAGAGTTTCAGACTGCTCTTGATGAGGGTTTTGAACTCTTCCAAGGCTATTTTTTCTGCCGTCCCTTGGTGTTTTCTAAGAAACGTTCCTCTACGAGTGGTGCAGGCTATCTCTCGCTTCTTTCAGCCATCGCTCAAGAACACTTCGATCTCATCCAGATCACATCCTTGTTGAAGTCTGAAGTGGCCCTCTGCTATCAGTTGTTACGGCTTGTCAACTCGGCTGCGTTCGGACTGAATCATGAAGTTCACTCCCTTCATGATGCCTTAGTCCTGGTCGGAGAAGAACAGTTTCGTAAATTAATGATCAATGCCATTGCCACTGAGACATGTAAGAGTCGACCAAAGGAACTATTAGTCCATGTTCTTCAGCGCGCACGTTTTCTAGAACTGATGTCCCCATTAACTGGGGAGCTACCAGCTGAGCAATACCTATTCGGATTGCTGTCGCTAATGGATGTCATGTTAGATACCCCAATGATCGATCTGGTCAGCGCTCTTCCTCTGCCGCAAGAACTAAAAGCAGCTTTATCAGGGAATCCAAATAGGGTTAACTATGCGTTGGGCATTCTCGAAGCCTACGAGGCTGGAGCCTGGGACGCCTGTGAAACGAAAAGTCTGGCGATCAGAACCACCGAAAGCGAGATTACGCAACTCTATAGAGAGTCACTTTGGTGGGCAGAAAATGCTGCCAATAACCATGCCGAGTTGTAG
- a CDS encoding A24 family peptidase translates to MNKSKDFVVPISLSSIGVSVSNLCREVLLDCTAMICTILASVYDVRKRKIPNILTGMSIVIALVLHLALMGWMDLATSALAGIVSGGFLFLFYLAGGIGAGDVKLMSAIGCFIGFHSILLLLFVTTLCGAALGLIVAIRKKMLRRVARNSILLIQHHHAHGLTPHQTLNINNTAILHMPFAVPIMAGCLITSCVQMWSL, encoded by the coding sequence ATGAACAAATCAAAAGATTTTGTAGTGCCAATTTCCTTATCGAGTATCGGAGTCTCAGTGTCCAACTTATGCCGAGAGGTTTTGCTAGACTGCACAGCCATGATTTGCACTATTCTGGCTTCCGTCTATGATGTCCGCAAGCGTAAAATCCCAAATATCCTGACCGGCATGTCGATAGTCATTGCACTTGTATTGCACTTGGCACTTATGGGCTGGATGGATCTTGCCACATCTGCACTCGCAGGGATTGTCTCCGGTGGATTTCTGTTTTTATTTTATTTAGCCGGTGGAATTGGAGCAGGAGACGTAAAGTTGATGTCGGCAATCGGCTGCTTCATAGGCTTTCACTCAATTCTTTTATTGCTCTTTGTTACTACGCTTTGCGGCGCAGCGTTGGGCCTTATCGTAGCGATTAGGAAAAAGATGCTAAGGCGGGTAGCTAGAAACTCGATACTCCTAATTCAACATCATCACGCGCATGGGCTCACGCCGCATCAAACCCTAAACATAAACAACACTGCTATCCTCCACATGCCATTCGCTGTACCAATTATGGCAGGCTGTCTTATCACATCTTGCGTCCAGATGTGGAGTCTATAG